A region of the Deltaproteobacteria bacterium genome:
TCTCATGATTGGCCCTACCGGCGTAGGTAAAACGGAGATTGCTCGCCGCATCGCAAAACTGGCAGATGCTCCATTTATAAAAGTAGAAGCATCTAAGTTTACGGAAGTAGGATATGTGGGAAGAGATGTGGAGTCTATGGTAAGAGATCTGGCAAGAGTAAGTATGGAAATGGTAAGAAAAGAAGAATTTAAAAGGGTGGAAAAAGGAGCAGAACAAGCAGCAGAAGAGAGAATATTGGATGCACTGATTCCTCCTCTGGAGACAGGCGTTTCTCAGGAAGCAGAAGATGCTATGGCAAAAGAGAAAATAAAAAATACCAGGGAAAAGTTTAGAGATAAGCTTCATAAGGGAGAATTAGATAAAAAAACTGTGGAAATTTCTATCAATGAGTCTTCCTCTGCTGGTCCTATTCCAATGGTAGAGGTCTTTGCACCGAATTTAGAGGATCTGGATGCCAATATTAAAGATATGTTGGGGAATTTTTTGCCGAAGAAGAAGAAGAGAAAAAAGGTGAAGGTAGAAGTAGCAAAGAGATTGCTAAAAGAGGAAGAAGCACAACGGTTAATTGACAATGATAAAATAATAGAAGAGGCTAAAAGGCGAACGGAACAAAGGGGTATTATATTCATTGATGAGATAGATAAAATTGCAGGTAGAACAGGGGGTTCCGGCCCGGATATTTCTCGGGAAGGTGTCCAGAGAGATATTCTCCCTATCGTAGAAGGAAGTGTAGTGAATACAAGATGCGGTACGGTGCATACAGATCATGTTCTATTTATTGCCGCAGGAAGTTTTCATACGGTTAAACCTTCGGATCTTATTCCTGAACTTCAGGGCAGGTTTCCTATTCGGGTAGAACTCAAACCATTAAAAAAGAAAGATTTTGTAAATATATTAACAGAACCAGAAAATGCATTGATAAAGCAATATGTGGAGCTT
Encoded here:
- the hslU gene encoding ATP-dependent protease ATPase subunit HslU, with the translated sequence MRDFTPREIVQYLDKYIIGQNEAKKAIAIALRTHYRRQLLSPEIKEEVTPKNILMIGPTGVGKTEIARRIAKLADAPFIKVEASKFTEVGYVGRDVESMVRDLARVSMEMVRKEEFKRVEKGAEQAAEERILDALIPPLETGVSQEAEDAMAKEKIKNTREKFRDKLHKGELDKKTVEISINESSSAGPIPMVEVFAPNLEDLDANIKDMLGNFLPKKKKRKKVKVEVAKRLLKEEEAQRLIDNDKIIEEAKRRTEQRGIIFIDEIDKIAGRTGGSGPDISREGVQRDILPIVEGSVVNTRCGTVHTDHVLFIAAGSFHTVKPSDLIPELQGRFPIRVELKPLKKKDFVNILTEPENALIKQYVELLKTDGVKLSFKKNAIEKMAEFAVEVNEQAENIGARRLHTILEKLLEDISFDAPSSGKKTIAINAQYVEKKLSNIVEDRDLSKYIL